The proteins below come from a single Micromonas commoda chromosome 8, complete sequence genomic window:
- a CDS encoding predicted protein, translated as MACSTAAAVACGHSRVSPGPRGRPIDHGRRAARIVRAAGNEDMNAPPFVVPQDCFQDKTYPPELKAAKQLKLLVTMVAVRVVLAQEEGFGNECHDDPSYTELHDDLTTFLSQNPLGKLWDGEWLEKLIRHPKLNCRLAAVRIIEVRDVYLSKEFDWGLYKSEAFDDMDECYKRLMSEHMERSMLG; from the coding sequence ATGGCTTGttcgacggccgcggcggtggcgtgtGGGCACTCGAGGGTCTCGCCGGGGCCCCGAGGCCGACCAATCGAtcacggacgacgcgccgcgcgtatCGTTCGGGCAGCCGGAAACGAGGACATGAACGCTCCCCCATTTGTCGTGCCGCAGGACTGCTTCCAGGACAAAACGTATCCACCGGAACTGAAGGCTGCGAAGCAGCTGAAGCTCCTGGTCACCATGGTCGCGGTGCGCGTGGTCTTGGCGCAGGAAGAGGGTTTTGGGAACGAATGTCATGACGACCCGAGCTACACGGAGCTGCACGACGATTTGACGACGTTCCTGAGCCAGAACCCGCTCGGAAAGCTGTGGGACGGCGAGTGGCTGGAGAAGTTGATCAGGCACCCCAAGCTGAACTgcaggctcgcggcggtgcggatAATAGAGGTGCGAGACGTGTACTTGTCCAAAGAGTTTGACTGGGGTCTGTACAAGAGTGAAGCGTTCGATGACATGGACGAGTGTTATAAGAGGTTGATGTCGGAACACATGGAGCGCAGCATGTTGGGTTGA
- a CDS encoding predicted protein has product MHPTDARSTLAAIKRMGLGGAMDAKTRRALEAAAAATGEEANALRRSPTAKERREARRGGGRPGEMR; this is encoded by the coding sequence atgcaCCCGACGGACGCTCGGTCGACGCTGGCGGCGATCAAGCGGATGGGTCTGGGCGGAgcgatggacgcgaagacgcggcgcgcgctggaggcggcggcggcggcgacgggcgaggaggcgaacgCCCTGCGAAGGTCGCCGACGGCCAAGGAGAGGCGCGAGGCTCGGAGAGGGGGCGGGCGACCGGGAGAGATGCGTTGA
- a CDS encoding predicted protein, translating to MPALGLGTWKIAAGDTTAAVLSALRCGYRLLDCAPVYGNQPQVGAAIQQALDEGTLRSRDELFVTSKLMTQTLEPTDFEAAVRTSLAELGVDYLDLALLQWPAPQRAPIAEQWCAMEALVDAGLARHIGVSNFSAKKLGELMDGSDCRIPPAVNQVECGAHFRQERLLRWCVTRGVVVQAYGPLGSGDQFSSDGMGRERSGAEPVDHPAVINAAKATGMTRHQVLLRWNVGRGNVCVIPKSANPERQLENLRAVTGDTALPPEHADAIGSFEEQYRLQHGSFHTGPGKPYRTLADLWDEDVGYMKGREFERPEGFALR from the exons atGCCCGCCCTCGGACTCGGCACGTGGAagatcgccgccggagacaccaccgcggcggttctAAGCGCCTTGCGGTGCGGATACAGGCTGCTGGATTGTGCGCCGGTGTACGGCAATCAGCCCCAGGTTGGCGCCGCCATTCAGCAGGCCCTAGACGAGGGAACCCTGCGGTCGAGGGACGAGCTGTTCGTCACCAGCAAGTTGATGACGCAAACTCTCGAACCGACGGActtcgaagccgccgtcaggacctcgctcgccgagctgggCGTGGACTACCTGGATCTCGCGCTGCTGCAGTGGCCGGCGCCGCAGAGGGCGCCGATCGCCGAGCAGTGgtgcgcgatggaggcgctcgtcgacgccggcctCGCGCGGCACATCGGCGTCAGTAACTTCAGCGCCAAAAAGCTGGGGGAACTGATGGACGGGTCCGAC tgcCGGATACCGCCGGCGGTGAACCAGGTGGAGTGCGGCGCGCACTTCCGGCAGGAGCGTCTGCTGCGGTGGTGCGTGACGCGGGGCGTGGTGGTCCAGGCGTACGGTCCGCTGGGCAGCGGCGATCAGTTCTCGAGCGACGGCATGGGTCGAGAGCGAAGCGGGGCGGAGCCCGTCGATCATCCCGCCGTTATaaacgcggcgaaggccacCGGCATGACGCGTCACCAGGTGTTGCTGCGCTGGAACGTGGGACGGGGAAACGTGTGCGTGATTCCAAAGTCGGCCAACCCCGAGCGACAGCTGGAGAACCTGCGGGCGGTCACGGGGGATACGGCGCTTCCCCCGgagcacgccgacgcgatcggtTCCTTCGAGGAGCAGTACCGGTTACAGCACGGGTCTTTTCACACGGGCCCGGGCAAGCCGTACAGGACGTTGGCGGACCTgtgggacgaggacgtgggGTACATGAAGGGGCGGGAGTTCGAGCGACCGGAGGGGTTCGCGTTGCGCTAG
- a CDS encoding predicted protein, with translation MALARSAPGHAKTPPPVAPVPSRDDEDEEDASADAATSPAASASVSIAPTASGDSSGGCSLDAPLDGTETARIRDDPGVDSRSSATTSAANDDRLRERRRAVAFARALIDGDGAAKGARRWAKAAARAAAKASDGAGGDGKKRRRLPAGWAVRAGTGARTRTRC, from the coding sequence atggcgctcgcgagatccgcgccgGGGCACGCGAAAACCCCGCCCCCGGTCGCCCCGGTCCCTTCGcgagacgacgaagacgaggaaGATGCATCCGCGGATGCGGCGAcaagcccggcggcgagcgcctcggtgagcatcgcgccgaccgcctcgggggactcgagcggcggctgctcgctggacgcgccgctcgacggaACCGAGACGGCGCGCAtccgcgacgatcccggGGTGGACTCGCgttcgtccgcgacgacgtccgcggcgaacgacgatCGACtccgggagcggcggcgcgcggtcgcgttcgcgcgagcgctcatcgacggcgacggagcggcaaagggggcgcgacgttgggcgaaagcggcggcgagggcggcggcgaaggcgagcgacggggcgggcggaGACGGGAAGAAGCGCCGGCGCCTGCCCGCGGGTTGGGCGGTACGAgccgggacgggcgcgcgaacgcggacgaggtgttga
- a CDS encoding predicted protein: MMRELENSSLEDVQMRQRLLENEIRVLRDESNRLALDLQGDKEKVKENLEKIKMNKQLPYLVGNVVEILDLKPEDEEEDDGANVDLDSKRQGKAVVLKTTTRQTIFLPVIGLVDGDKLKPADLVGVNKDSYLILDMLPAEYDSRVKAMEVDEKPTEDYTDIGGLDKQIQELTEAVVLPMTHAEKFKTLGIRAPKGVLLYGPPGTGKTLIARACAAQTNAAYLKLAGPLLVQMFIGDGAKLVRDAFALAKEKAPAIIFIDEIDAIGTKRFDSDTNGDREVQRTMLELLNQLDGFSSDDRVKIIAATNRADILDPALLRSGRLDRKIEFPHPNEDARAQIMEIHSRKMNLSGEVNFDELARSTDDFNAAQLKAVCVEAGMLALRRDGTEVTHEDFNEGIIAVQAKKKSDLFYYA, from the exons ATGATGCGTGAGCTCGAGAACTCCAGCCTGGAGGACGTCCAGATGCGCCAGCGGCTGCTGGAGAACGAGATCCGGGTGCTGAGGGACGAGAGCAACAGGCTGGCGCTCGATCTGCAGGGCGACAAGGAGAAGGTGAAGGAGAACCTCGAGAAGATCAAGATGAACAAGCAGCTCCCGTACCTGGTGGGGAACGTGGTGGAGATCCTGGACCTCAAGCCCGAG gacgaggaggaggacgacggcgcgaacgtaGATTTGGACAGCAAACGTCAGGGCAAGGCCGTGGTGCTCAAGACCACGACGAGGCAGACCATCTTCCTGCCCGTCATCGGTCTCGTCGACGGAG ACAAGCTGAAGCCCGCGGATCTGGTGGGCGTCAATAAGGACTCGTATCTCATCCTCGACATGCTCCCCGCGGAGTACGACAGCCGCGTCAAGGCCATGGAGGTTGACGAGAAGCCCACCGAGGATTACACCGACATCGGCGGCCTCGACAAGCAGATCCAGGAGCTCACCGAGGCGGTGGTCCTGCCCATGACCCACGCGGAGAAGTTCAAGACGCTGGGCATTCGCGCGCCCAAGGGTGTCCTGCTTTACGGCCCTCCCGGCACCGGCAAgacgctcatcgcgcgcgcctgcgcggcgcagACGAACGCCGCGTACCTGAAGCTCGCGGGTCCCCTCCTCGTGCAGATGttcatcggcgacggcgccaaactcgtgcgcgacgccttTGCGTTggccaaggagaaggcgcccgcgatcatcttcatcgacgagatcgacgcgatcggcacCAAACGGTTCGACTCGGACACCAACGGTGACCGCGAGGTGCAGCGCACCATGCTCGAGCTGCTGAACCAGCTGGACGGGTTCTCGAGCGACGACAGGGTGAagatcatcgcggcgacgaacagGGCGGACATCCTGGAccccgcgctgctccgcTCCGGTCGTTTGGACCGCAAGATTGAGTTCCCGCATCCCAACGAGGACGCCAGGGCTCAGATCATGGAGATTCACTCGAGGAAGATGAACCTCAGCGGCGAGGTGAACTTTGACGAGTTGGCGCGATCCACGGATGACTTCAACGCGGCGCAGCTCAAGGCGGTGTGCGTCGAGGCGGGGATGCTGGCGCTGCGCAGGGACGGGACGGAGGTGACGCACGAGGACTTCAACGAGGGGATCATCGCGGTGCAGGCCAAGAAGAAGAGTGACCTATTCTACTACGCATAG
- a CDS encoding predicted protein has product MVGKMRWGDSAELDDDGDFDMSAALPASQVIGPDANGVKTYIDYKVKDDGLKVRTVKKVRVHTETKKVTPAMAARKKWAKFGDAQRYKPGDESMTAVSIEEIFLERYRATPKSESEKQGDELAKMASSNTSLLVCRICGKKGDHWTTKCPYKDLASMNTLGLGDSKPPGDDDGPGKGPGKGGYVPPSMRAGASSGASMGESMNRRREENSVRVSNLSEDTREQDLQELFRPFGPVTRIYVAFNRETGESRGFAFVNFVNKDDAQRAINKLDGYGYDNLILRVEWAAPREERK; this is encoded by the exons ATGGTTGGCAAGATGCGCTGGGGAGActccgcggagctcgacgacgatggggaCTTCGACatgtccgccgcgctgcccgCCAGccag GTCATCGgccccgacgcgaacggtGTCAAGACGTACATCGACTACAAGGTCAAGGACGACGGCCTCAAG GTGCGAACGGTGAAGAAGGTGCGCGTGCACACCGAGACGAAGAAGGTGAcccccgcgatggcggcgcggaAGAAGTGGGCCAagttcggcgacgcgcagagGTACAAGCCGGGCGACGAGTCCATGACGGCTGTGTCCATCGAGGAGATCTTCCTGGAGAGGtaccgcgcgacgccgaagtCCGAGAGCGAGAAGcagggcgacgagctcgccaagatGGCCAGCAGCAACACCTCCCTCCTGGTCTGCCGCATCTGCGGCAAGAAGGGCGACCACTGGACCACCAAGTGCCCGTACAAGGACCTCGCGTCGATGAACACCCTCGGCTTGGGCGACTCCAAAccgccgggcgacgacgacggccccGGCAAGGGGCCCGGCAAGGGCGGCTACGTGCCGCCGTCcatgcgcgcgggcgccagcAGCGGCGCGTCCATGGGAGAATCCATGAACCGCAGGAGGGAGGAGAACTCCGTCCGCGTGAGCAACCTGTCCGAGGACACCCGCGAGCAGGATCTCCAGGAGCTGTTCCGCCCCTTCGGTCCCGTGACTCGCATCTACGTCGCGTTCAACAGGGAGACGGGCGAGTCCCGGGGGTTCGCATTCGTCAACTTCGTCAACAAGGACGACGCGCAGCGGGCGATCAACAAGCTGGACGGGTACGGGTACGATAacctcatcctccgcgtcgagtGGGCCGCGCCCAGGGAGGAGAGGAagtga
- a CDS encoding predicted protein has protein sequence AGLVNYYRSGDQLAGHVDDAEVDMSKPIVSVSLGCPCVFLLGGRSRDVAPTAVLMRSGDAIVLTGPSRRCYHGVPRIFVAGEGCVDGDGVRLGCPEWLGNPDAWAEEPDVARYIAGGRVNVSVRVV, from the coding sequence GCCGGTTTGGTAAACTACTACCGATCCGGCGACCAACTCGCCGggcacgtcgacgacgccgaggtggacaTGTCCAAGCCCATCGTCAGCGTGAGCCTGGGGTGCCCGTGCGTGTTTCTCCTGGGCGGGCGCAGCCGGGACGTGGCGCCGACCGCGGTGTTGATGCGATCGGGGGACGCGATCGTGCTGACGGGACCGAGCCGGCGGTGCTATCACGGCGTGCCCAGGATattcgtcgcgggcgagggatGCGTGGACGGAGACGGGGTGCGGTTGGGGTGCCCCGAGTGGCTCGGGAACCCGGACGCGTGGGCGGAGGAGCCGGACGTGGCGAGGTACATCGCGGGAGGACGCGTCAACGTCAGCGTCCGCGTGGTAG
- a CDS encoding predicted protein: MGGPGAEEDEETRLARAIAESKAQASKRTATIFAPSDLPDYQPRPEVNWGERWELEEALATVPASQGGAAAAAAMGMAHPEIDGSSLAGTGIARRAIPEALPAAELDPAERGFHADDDAAGSPADDGDDRPVWVKTYDPNEDDFYFYNPETRETTWEEPDASAAKIMLHHAIEGNARARRKLGLDPPGGPDDGGDVGDDGGADLGAEGADGYGRVTMSEMLDDVKVYEYEDVRAVWNGMPTETEEERESREATEAASRAKDPFGTRGGGDAKQSKRAARKKADEMQERLWRLQDERQRREDAAAGVASGIVYEGTAGLWAAKAAEARAAAVAAAANDDDNDNGAGAAAEVGAVSEWAVAAMEGLAAAEAGRAPGPPLAAPASSSRKEWYYCDDGGVWQGPWSVDELRGWRSMLPMELAVRRAGADGGAPVDAGEDQNHNQNQNLASVLGDDELLARAAAMDVHLPPRATATQAEIAIETVIAMRAGNAGRGDAAAAAAAGDGKPPRDLSAAAAAAAPAGMSAPPPPRAAAGVASSMVDSVLAGLNPEQYRAVVSGGVDPADMARALVAKVERDRVAAAEAAKAGVGDHWTSSGYATEARYNKMTGRVTAAPAGSFATGGGASIYSGGALDHHIDVNKLEEGLWEMKRAKERRKERALSKQEIDRLKKRRAEIKKKHYVAPWDVGFENVQE, translated from the coding sequence atgggcggcccgggcgccgaggaggacgaggagactcggctcgcgcgcgcgatcgccgagtCCAAGGCGCAGGCATCGAAGCGCACCGCGACAatcttcgcgccgagcgaccTGCCGGACTACCAACCGAGGCCCGAGGTCAACTGGGGGGAGCGATGGGaactcgaggaggcgctcgcgacggtgcCCGCCTCGCAGGGCGgtgcggcggctgccgcggcgatgggcatGGCTCACCCCGAGATCGACGGgtcctcgctcgcgggcaCAGGGatcgcgcggagggcgatcCCCGAGGCGCTGCcagccgccgagctcgatcCCGCCGAGCGGGGCTTtcacgcggacgacgacgccgcggggtcacccgcggacgacggcgacgaccgcccgGTGTGGGTCAAGACGTACGACCCGAACGAGGACGACTTTTACTTTTACAAccccgagacgcgcgagacgaCGTGGGAAGaacccgacgcgtccgccgcgaagatCATGCTCCATCACGCCATCGAGGGCAACGCGCGAGCCAGGCGAAAGCTGGGCCTGGACCCGCCGGGCGgcccggacgacggcggggacgttggggacgacgggggtgccgacttgggtgccgagggtgccgacgggtACGGCCGCGTCACCATGTCGGAgatgctcgacgacgtcaaggtGTACGAGTACGAAGACGTCCGCGCGGTTTGGAACGGGAtgccgacggagacggaggaggaacgcgaaAGTCGCGAGGcgaccgaggcggcgtcaCGCGCGAAAGATCCGttcggcacccggggaggcggcgacgcgaagcagAGCAAGAGGGCGGCGCGTAAAAAAGCGGACGAGATGCAGGAGCGGCTGTGGCGCCTGCAGGACGAGCGGCAGCGtcgggaggacgccgccgcgggcgtcgcgagcggaaTCGTCTACGAGGGAACCGCCGGGCTgtgggcggcgaaggcggcggaggccagagccgccgcggtcgccgccgcggcgaacgacgacgacaacgacaacggcgccggggcggcggcggaggtgggcGCGGTTTCGGAGtgggccgtcgccgcgatggaggggctcgccgccgcggaggcgggcCGAGCGCCCGGccccccgctcgccgcgcccgcctcctcctcgcgcaaGGAGTGGTACTactgcgacgacggggggGTGTGGCAGGGTCCGTGGAGCGTGGACGAGCTCCGGGGGTGGCGGTCGATGCTCCCGATGGAGCTCGCGGTTCGTCgggccggcgcggacggcggcgcgcccgtcgacgccggcgaagacCAAAACCAtaaccaaaaccaaaacctcgcgtcggtgctcggcgacgacgagctgctcgcgcgagccgccgccatgGACGTCCACCTCCCGCCCAGGGCGACCGCCACTCAGGCTGAGATCGCCATCGAGACCGTCATCGCCATGCGCGCGGGGAacgccggccgcggcgacgccgccgccgccgccgccgcgggggacggaaAACCGCCCCGCGAtttgtcggcggcggcggcggcggcggcgcccgcgggaatgtcggcacccccgccgccccgggcagcagccggcgtcgcctcgtccatGGTCGACTCGGTCCTCGCGGGTCTCAACCCCGAGCAGTACCGCGCGGTGGTATCCGGCGGGGTGGACCCGGCGGACATGGCCAGGGCTCTCGTGGCGAAGGTTGAGAGGGACcgagtcgccgcggcggaggcggcgaaggcgggcgtcggcgaccatTGGACGAGCTCCGGgtacgcgacggaggcgaggtACAACAAGATGACCGgtcgcgtcaccgcggcccccgcgggttcgttcgcgacgggcggcggcgcctccatctactccggcggcgcgctggatCACCACATAGACGTGAACAAACTGGAGGAGGGTCTGTGGGAGATGAAACGCGCCAAGGAGCGCCGcaaggagcgcgcgctctccAAGCAAGAGATTGACCGGCTCAAGAAACGACGGGCGGAGATCAAGAAGAAGCACTACGTGGCGCCTTGGGACGTCGGCTTCGAGAACGTGCAGgagtag
- a CDS encoding predicted protein, with product MVTAGVVDIDPEIRAARAAQRARWRREQGLPPDDPEPTTVGDPADDLASEPTDWEDLGDAPETSGAADARDVAEAVERAIEERERRRRNGVLFHTALGAGILGHTLVGATRSIGRALQRWGSGEHAGARERLIAGPPEERARRAQMRRDEALARRLQREERAAAGMRPDHDPPEQGDGGEDRGALDDDEDEAAGFDWASGTVSDFLVHEWRTPFGNFRFAVNRGGDGDGGAQPRLRTTQGDDAEALLRRMMTGGAWGGADSGHDVFAFHEWMRSRGGNGFVTAGGENAMGGMTYEQMMALAERLGAVSAGVSADVIDAMPAWTYHSPTPGAMDPSGSPGGGPEHECSQVPCCSVCLCDAEDGDAMRTLPCMHVYHADCIDKWLGEHSTCPICKHDVREGSAVRT from the coding sequence ATGGTGACCGCCGGGGTGGTGGATATCGACCCCGAGAtacgggcggcgcgggctgctcagcgcgcgaggtggcggcgcgaGCAGGGCCTTCCCCCCGACGACCCCGAACCGACGACCGTCGgcgaccccgccgacgacctcgcaTCCGAACCCACGGACTGGGAAGACCTGGGCGATgcgccggagacgtccggcgcggcggacgctcgcgacgtcgccgaggccgtggagcgcgccatcgaggagcgcgaaAGGCGCCGACGTAACGGCGTGCTGTTCCACACCGCGCTGGGAGCGGGCATCCTCGGGCAcacgctcgtcggcgcgacgcgttccatcggacgcgcgctccagcgctGGGGAAGCGGCGAGCacgcgggcgctcgcgagcgcctcatCGCGGGTccgcccgaggagcgcgcgagacgcgcgcagatgcgacgcgacgaggcgctcgcgaggcggttgcagcgcgaggaacgcgcggcggccgggatGCGACCCGACCACGACCCTCCCGAGcagggagacggcggagaagaccggggcgccctcgacgacgacgaagacgaagcgGCTGGATTCGACTGGGCGTCGGGCACCGTGAGCGACTTCTTGGTCCACGAGTGGCGAACGCCGTTCGGTAACTTCAGGTTCGCGGTCAAcagaggcggcgacggcgacgggggcgcccaGCCCCGGCTGAGAACCAcgcagggcgacgacgccgaggcgctgctGCGTCGGATGatgacgggcggcgcgtgggggGGCGCCGACAGCGGCCACGACGTCTTCGCGTTTCACGAGTGGATGCGGAGCCGCGGGGGAAACGGCTTCGTAACGGCCGGCGGCGAAAACGCGATGGGGGGCATGACGTACGAGCAGATGatggcgctggcggagcggctgggcgcggtgagcgcgggggtGAGCGCCGACGTGATCGACGCCATGCCCGCGTGGACCTATCACTCGCCGACACCTGGCGCAATGGACCCGAGTGGTTCGCCGGGTGGTGGACCCGAGCACGAATGTTCCCAGGTTCCGTGCTGCAGCGTGTGTCtgtgcgacgcggaggacggggacgcgatgCGGACGCTGCCGTGCATGCATGTGTACCACGCGGATTGCATCGATAAGTGGCTCGGGGAGCACTCGACGTGCCCGATTTGCAAGCACGACGTTCGGGAGGGGTCGGCGGTGAGGACGTAG
- a CDS encoding predicted protein, with translation MSAASASSLPAALGSAPRRASRAFASRSTPLRAAAEEGSRSFPSTTSGSPTRRVAVASSVALTLVLLGACAVSPVMASSDESEMLTDAIRAHRVVIVSKSYCPYCRAVKKLMAEQYPEVHPHVIEIDLDTRVDMTKFQNAMAETYGQRTVPQVFIGAERVGGSDDTFRAHVDGTLGRLLRDAGRFDDSPAARSADGGRSTPADDDDDDAPVERIQGETESEEDELARIQAEIAAWEAEGASEGDEAATGAVATAPDADEEEE, from the coding sequence atgagcgcggcgtccgcttCGTCGCtacccgcggcgctcgggagcgcgcctcgtcgtgcctcgcgcgcgttcgcctcgcgTTCCACCCCTCTCCGCGCGGCAGCAGAGGAGGGGTCGCGTTCATTCCCCTCTACGACCTCGGgctcgcccacgcgccgcgtcgccgtggcctcctccgtcgcgctcacgctcgtcctcctcggcgcgtgcgccgtgTCGCCCGTGATGGCGTCCTCCGATGAATCCGAGATGCTCACGGACGCcatccgcgcgcaccgcgtcgtcatcgtcagcAAGTCCTACTGCCCCTACTGCCGCGCGGTGAAGAAGCTCATGGCGGAGCAGTACCCGGAGGTTCACCCGCACGTCATCGAGATCGACCTGGACACTCGCGTCGACATGACCAAGTTCCAGAACGCCATGGCGGAGACGTACGGGCAACGGACGGTACCCCAGGTGTTCATCGgagccgagcgcgtcggcggctcggaCGACACGTTCAGGGCGCACGTCGACGGAACCCTTGGACGTCTGCTCCGAGACGCGGGCCGCTTCGATgattcccccgccgcgcgaagcgcAGACGGCGggaggtcgacgccggcggacgacgacgacgacgacgcccccgtcgaGCGGATTCAGGGCGAGACCgagagcgaggaggacgagctcgcgaggaTCCAGGCGGAGATCGCGGCGTGGGAAGCGGAGGGCGCGTCCGAGGGGGATGAGGCCGCGACTGGAGCGGTTGcgaccgcgcccgacgccgacgaggaggaggagtaG